The following proteins are co-located in the Solanum pennellii chromosome 8, SPENNV200 genome:
- the LOC107028077 gene encoding uncharacterized protein LOC107028077, translating into MSPPQSPNSSRDQVRPLAPSSHRIHIENQEGVNYTSTSSTELLKKQLRRRRCIKCCGCCGITTIIIGIIILILALTVFKVKDPAIRMNSIRFEGLSSLTSSSNLQTNMNITVSADISIKNPNAVSFKFNPATASLVYSDRIIAEAMLPRGSARARRTFSMNVIIMVMVEKLIVIPRLTSDLIAGELPVSMSTNINGKVNLGVFKKSVDIRMNCDMVVGLQRQDVKDINCERKVSL; encoded by the coding sequence atgtctccACCACAATCTCCAAATTCATCTAGAGATCAAGTTCGTCCTTTGGCACCTTCATCACATCGTATACACATCGAAAATCAAGAAGGTGTTAATTACACATCTACATCCAGTACAGAGTTATTAAAGAAGCAACTTCGTAGGAGGAGGTGTATAAAATGTTGTGGTTGTTGTGGTATCACAACGATAATCATAGGTATCATTATCTTGATCCTCGCGCTCACGGTTTTCAAGGTGAAAGATCCAGCGATAAGGATGAACTCGATCCGATTCGAGGGGTTGAGTTCCCTTACTAGTAGTTCCAATCTTCAAACCAATATGAATATTACGGTTTCCGCTgatatttctattaaaaatcCTAACGCGGTATCGTTTAAGTTTAACCCTGCGACTGCTAGTTTGGTTTATAGCGATAGAATCATCGCGGAAGCCATGCTCCCACGAGGGTCCGCTAGGGCTCGACGGACGTTTAGTATGAACGTGATCATCATGGTTATGGTTGAAAAATTAATCGTGATTCCTCGATTAACGAGCGATTTGATAGCGGGGGAATTACCGGTAAGTATGTCTACAAATATTAATGGGAAGGTTAATTTAGGTGTGTTTAAGAAGAGTGTTGATATAAGGATGAATTGTGATATGGTGGTAGGTTTACAAAGACAAGATGTCAAGGATATTAATTGTGAGAGGAAAGTTTCTCTTTAG